The proteins below are encoded in one region of Raphanus sativus cultivar WK10039 unplaced genomic scaffold, ASM80110v3 Scaffold1848, whole genome shotgun sequence:
- the LOC130504869 gene encoding WPP domain-interacting protein 3-like, whose protein sequence is MTIDARNSLASSVTSQRERSLLYSKSGMHHSVPESVENNGGSVPVDHHEVVNHRSSANGSPQRSNSVDSLKVETPTRKGFGLKKWRRIKRDGPVKDEATTTTTTTPAGDDGSKLLKRGLTGLANPPLKHVDLSSVEARQSSEGSVGSVNMAVHHHLQGLAANGFSTGPGFMFNVGQGFEKSEEELSGNSIATKNVGGEKIVSGSQGKIWRDTIKNASQKPCSSMDSDLRSSDFVFSSGAVSAAKNHGENDERKEVQTYSRSENGEQDEDKESKKNNNYWADKDQIADSIKHLAALHDALWKELKNFQELGKETCREEKSTSSGSQALILKQKVKHLQHKLEDARADLDAKEARIQELEYSKIESELEVIFQRKIEAEIHHLVLTRSLSSSLQVLKEQPNKVHSLAEDSEPNRGNMLGKACKSSFYFLTQLILLVFILRLLLLQGSPASRLVIPT, encoded by the exons ATGACCATTGATGCTCGAAACTCTTTAGCTTCTTCTGTAACTTCTCAAAGGGAGAGAAGCCTTCTTTATTCAAAGAGTG GAATGCATCACTCAGTCCCTGAATCTGTGGAAAACAATGGTGGTTCAGTCCCTGTTGATCATCATGAGGTTGTGAATCACAGATCATCTGCAAATGGATCACCTCAACGATCGAACAGCGTTGATAGTTTAAAGGTCGAAACTCCGACGAGGAAAGGTTTTGGTTTGAAGAAATGGAGAAGGATCAAAAGAGATGGTCCTGTGAAGGACGAggctactactactactactactacaccTGCTGGTGATGATGGTAGTAAATTGCTGAAGCGTGGATTGACTGGTTTGGCGAATCCTCCTTTGAAACATGTAGACTTGTCTTCCGTTGAAGCTAGGCAGAGTAGTGAAGGCTCTGTTGGGTCTGTGAACATGGCGgtccatcatcatcttcaaggTTTAGCTGCAAACGGATTTAGTACCGGTCcaggttttatgtttaatgTAGGCCAAGGTTTTgagaagagtgaagaagagcTTAGTGGTAACTCCATAGCTACAAAGAATGTAGGAGGAGAGAAGATTGTTTCGGGTAGCCAAGGGAAGATCTGGAGGGATACCATCAAGAATGCAAGCCAAAAGCCTTGTTCAAGCATGGATTCTGACTTGAGAAGTAGTGATTTTGTGTTCTCGAGTGGTGCAGTTTCTGCTGCGAAGAACCACGGAGAGAACGATGAGAGGAAGGAAGTCCAAACATATAGCAGAAGCGAGAACGGAGAACAAGATGAAGATAAGGAGAGTAAGAAAAACAACAATTATTGGGCAGACAAGGATCAAATTGCAGATTCTATCAAGCATCTTGCAGCTCTGCATGACGCTCTTTGGAAAG AGCTTAAAAATTTCCAGGAGCTCGGTAAGGAAACTTGTAGAGAAGAGAAGTCAACATCCTCAGGATCACAGGCACTGATCTTGAAGCAGAAGGTAAAACATCTCCAACACAAACTCGAGGATGCTAGAGCTGATCTCGATGCAAAGGAAGCCAGGATCCAAGAACTTGAATATTCAAAAATTGAATCTGAACTTGAAGTCATTTTCCAGAGAAAGATCGAAGCTGAAATCCATCACTTGGTACTCACAAGATCTCTGAGTTCATCACTACAAGTACTGAAAGAACAACCGAACAAGGTACATTCTCTGGCTGAAGATTCTGAACCAAACCGTGGAAACATGTTGGGGAAAGCATGCAAGTCCAGTTTCTATTTCTTGACACAGTTGATCTTGCTCGTCTTCATACTTCGGCTATTGCTCCTCCAGGGCTCTCCTGCTTCACGATTAGTTATACCAACTTGA
- the LOC108859138 gene encoding L-ascorbate oxidase homolog translates to MRGVKILAACLYLAAAATVVVRAEDPYFHHVWNVTYGTASPLGVPQQVILINGQFPGPNINSTSNNNVIINVFNNLDEPFLLTWNGIQHRKNCWQDGTQGTMCPIMPGTNFTYHFQPKDQIGSYFYYPTTGMHRAAGGYGGLRVNSRLLIPVPYADPEDDYTVLIGDWYTKSHTQLKKFLDGGRTLGRPDGIVINGKSGKGDGSDAPLFTLKPGKTYRVRICNVGIKTSLNFRIQNHKMKLVEMEGSHVLQNDYDSLDVHVGQCFGTIVTANQEPKDYYMVASSRFLKKIVTTTGLLRYEGGKGQASTQLPAGPVGWAWSLNQFRSFRWNLTASAARPNPQGSYHYGKINITRTIKLVNTQAKVDGKLRYALNGVSHTEPETPLKLAEYFGIADKVFKYNIITDNPTPEEIKNIRIEPNVLNITHRTFVEVVFENHEKTVQSWHLDGYSFFAVAVEPGTWTPEKRKNYNLLDAVSRHTVQVYPKCWAAILLTFDNCGMWNIRSENTERRYLGQQLYASILSPEKSLRDEYNMPETSLQCGLVKNTPKPANPYAGA, encoded by the exons ATGCGAGGGGTTAAAATCTTGGCCGCGTGCCTCTACCTGGCCGCAGCCGCAACGGTCGTGGTCCGAGCTGAAGACCCTTACTTCCACCATGTATGGAACGTGACCTATGGAACCGCCTCTCCTCTAGGCGTTCCACAACAAGTCATTCTAATCAACGGCCAGTTCCCTGGTCCCAACATCAACTCTACATCTAACAACAATGTTATCATCAATGTCTTTAACAACCTTGACGAACCCTTCCTCCTCACTTG GAATGGGATCCAGCACAGGAAGAATTGCTGGCAAGATGGGACTCAAGGGACTATGTGTCCGATCATGCCCGGAACCAACTTCACTTACCATTTCCAGCCTAAGGATCAGATCGGAAGCTATTTCTACTACCCAACCACCGGTATGCATCGTGCCGCCGGTGGATACGGTGGCCTCCGTGTCAACAGCCGTCTCCTCATCCCAGTCCCTTATGCTGATCCAGAAGATGACTACACCGTCCTCATCGGTGACTGGTACACCAAGAGCCACACCCAGCTAAAGAAATTCCTCGACGGTGGTCGTACTCTCGGTCGTCCAGACGGTATTGTCATCAACGGAAAGTCCGGGAAAGGCGACGGATCCGATGCACCGCTCTTCACCTTGAAACCTGGAAAGACTTATAGGGTTAGGATCTGTAACGTGGGTATCAAGACATCTCTCAACTTTAGGAttcagaatcataagatgaaGCTTGTTGAGATGGAAGGATCGCACGTTCTTCAAAACGATTACGACTCTCTTGACGTCCACGTTGGCCAGTGCTTCGGTACCATCGTCACGGCTAATCAAGAACCTAAAGATTACTACATGGTTGCATCCTCTAGGTTCTTGAAGAAGATTGTTACAACAACCGGTCTTCTCCGCTACGAAGGAGGCAAAGGACAGGCCTCTACGCAGCTTCCTGCTGGTCCTGTCGGATGGGCTTGGTCGTTGAACCAGTTCCGATCATTCAGGTGGAACTTGACCGCTAGTGCAGCTAGGCCTAACCCTCAGGGATCTTACCATTATGGAAAGATCAACATCACACGCACCATAAAGCTCGTGAACACTCAGGCCAAGGTCGATGGTAAGCTTAGGTACGCATTGAACGGAGTCTCCCACACAGAGCCCGAAACCCCTTTGAAGCTTGCTGAGTACTTTGGTATTGCCGACAAGGTCTTTAAGTACAACATCATCACCGATAACCCTACCCCagaagagatcaagaacatcagGATCGAGCCAAACGTTCTTAACATCACTCACCGTACCTTCGTTGAGGTGGTGTTCGAGAATCACGAGAAGACTGTTCAGTCTTGGCACTTGGACGGTTACTCTTTCTTTGCCGTTGC TGTTGAGCCAGGGACTTGGACCccagagaagagaaagaactACAACCTCTTGGACGCGGTGAGCAGACACACAGTCCAAGTGTACCCAAAATGTTGGGCAGCAATCTTGCTCACATTTGATAACTGTGGAATGTGGAACATTCGATCTGAGAACACCGAGAGACGTTACTTAGGACAGCAGCTTTACGCTAGTATCTTGTCTCCAGAGAAATCACTTAGAGATGAATACAACATGCCTGAGACAAGCCTCCAGTGTGGTCTCGTCAAGAACACACCCAAACCTGCCAACCCTTACGCTGGAGCCTAA